The candidate division WOR-3 bacterium genome contains a region encoding:
- the rpmH gene encoding 50S ribosomal protein L34, with product MPKRTYQPSRVKRKRTHGFRARISSPGGRNVLRRRRRKGRKRLTV from the coding sequence ATGCCGAAAAGAACTTATCAACCTTCAAGAGTGAAACGAAAGAGAACGCACGGGTTCCGTGCCCGCATCTCTTCCCCGGGCGGCCGAAATGTCCTCCGCCGGCGTCGCCGCAAGGGAAGGAAGAGGTTAACGGTCTAA
- the yidD gene encoding membrane protein insertion efficiency factor YidD, which yields MLVKLTSSLIILYQKVLSPFLPPACRFYPSCSEYALLALKEYGLGKGLILAIFRILRCQPFSIGGIDFPERMAKKIWKTQKG from the coding sequence ATGCTCGTAAAGTTAACCTCCTCTTTAATTATTCTCTATCAGAAAGTGCTCTCTCCCTTTCTCCCCCCAGCCTGTCGTTTCTATCCCTCTTGCTCCGAATACGCCCTCTTGGCTTTAAAAGAATACGGCTTGGGAAAGGGATTAATCCTTGCTATCTTCCGCATCCTTCGCTGCCAGCCGTTTTCCATTGGGGGTATAGATTTTCCAGAAAGGATGGCTAAGAAAATATGGAAGACCCAAAAAGGTTAA
- the yidC gene encoding membrane protein insertase YidC, protein MEDPKRLILAFVLVMAILFLYQIFFSPNQSPPPRPPSEKKEEPAKETKEEFSPPGEVFTLENSKIAIKLSNYGGSVRSVYLKEYDCQLLRDFPHFSLTVLEESTAFRLDTLIWNGESQPAKITFWIKEGEFLFSRSYWLEDDYQLCSEISLPPAARKFSFAINFDRGLSFTEQDTNEDYNHFRVLFYKGKMLKEVPFRKLKGEWKEKGDWDWFGFATKYFLMVVKGEFDSLRFVPAPRRVKSTFFSTPEEKMAFSLSFYPLKYKLLAKRGEGLAKAIPLGWPKFLSLAILHLLLFLHSLFRNYGLVIIIFSFLMKGILFPLTRFQLREMRKLQQLQPKLEELKRKYKDDPKTLNQETLRLYSIHRMNPLSGCLPLLAQIPIFWALYSVLRSTFELRRAGFIFWLKDLSQKDPFYLLPILMGISFLFQNLLTSQDKKNIFVTIFFPVFLTVIFLKFPSGLQLYWLTFNLLSLVESFIFQRGGKKWKR, encoded by the coding sequence ATGGAAGACCCAAAAAGGTTAATCCTCGCCTTCGTTTTGGTAATGGCGATCCTCTTTCTCTATCAGATCTTCTTTTCTCCTAACCAATCACCTCCCCCCCGTCCCCCATCCGAGAAGAAGGAAGAACCAGCGAAAGAAACAAAGGAAGAGTTCTCCCCGCCGGGGGAAGTTTTTACCTTGGAAAATAGTAAGATTGCTATTAAACTCTCTAACTACGGCGGAAGTGTGCGTTCGGTCTATCTTAAAGAATACGATTGCCAACTATTGAGGGATTTCCCCCATTTTTCTTTAACGGTTTTAGAGGAGAGCACCGCTTTTCGTCTTGATACTTTGATCTGGAATGGAGAAAGCCAACCCGCTAAGATTACCTTCTGGATAAAAGAAGGGGAATTCCTCTTTTCCCGTTCTTACTGGTTAGAAGATGATTATCAGTTATGCTCGGAAATCTCTCTTCCTCCAGCAGCAAGGAAATTTTCCTTCGCTATCAATTTTGATCGGGGATTATCCTTTACCGAACAGGACACGAATGAGGATTATAACCATTTCCGAGTTTTATTCTATAAAGGAAAGATGCTGAAAGAGGTCCCATTCCGGAAGTTAAAAGGGGAATGGAAAGAAAAAGGGGATTGGGACTGGTTCGGTTTCGCTACCAAATACTTCTTGATGGTAGTGAAGGGAGAATTTGATTCTCTCCGTTTCGTTCCCGCTCCCCGCCGGGTAAAAAGTACATTTTTCTCCACACCAGAAGAGAAAATGGCTTTCTCTCTATCTTTCTATCCTCTGAAGTATAAACTTTTGGCGAAGCGGGGAGAAGGTTTGGCAAAGGCGATACCTTTGGGTTGGCCTAAATTTTTAAGTTTGGCCATCCTCCACCTCCTCCTCTTTCTCCATTCCCTTTTCCGTAATTACGGTTTGGTAATCATCATCTTCTCCTTTCTGATGAAGGGCATCCTCTTTCCCCTCACCCGCTTCCAACTCCGGGAGATGAGAAAACTGCAACAACTCCAACCCAAACTGGAAGAATTGAAAAGGAAATATAAGGATGACCCGAAGACCTTAAACCAGGAGACACTGCGTCTTTATAGTATCCACCGGATGAATCCTTTAAGTGGTTGTTTGCCCCTCTTAGCACAAATTCCCATCTTCTGGGCACTTTATTCCGTCCTCCGGTCTACCTTTGAACTGCGCCGGGCCGGTTTTATTTTCTGGCTGAAAGATTTGAGTCAAAAGGACCCCTTTTACCTTTTACCGATTTTGATGGGTATCTCTTTTCTTTTCCAGAACCTTTTAACCAGTCAGGATAAGAAGAATATATTTGTCACTATCTTTTTTCCGGTCTTTTTAACTGTAATCTTTTTAAAGTTTCCTTCGGGATTACAGTTATATTGGCTCACTTTTAATTTACTCTCGTTAGTGGAGAGTTTTATTTTCCAGAGAGGAGGAAAGAAATGGAAGAGATAA
- the rnpA gene encoding ribonuclease P protein component has protein sequence MKRETLTKKEIIKKPKEMVKVKKEGKRREDEYFLIYYLPSELAKSDSSPPRLCFSVEKEVRKATERNLLKRRMREVYRRHKDVFSNGFLYLIRAKERALTLPFTTFQERLLSLIERCS, from the coding sequence ATGAAACGAGAGACCCTCACTAAGAAAGAAATTATTAAGAAGCCGAAGGAGATGGTGAAGGTAAAGAAGGAAGGGAAGAGGAGAGAAGATGAATATTTTCTTATCTATTACCTACCGTCAGAATTGGCTAAGAGTGATTCCTCCCCACCCCGTTTATGTTTTTCGGTAGAAAAGGAAGTGCGGAAGGCAACCGAGAGAAATCTCCTCAAAAGGAGAATGCGGGAGGTTTATCGCCGGCATAAAGATGTTTTTTCTAATGGTTTTCTCTATCTGATTCGGGCAAAGGAAAGGGCTTTAACCTTACCCTTTACCACTTTTCAGGAAAGGTTATTAAGTTTGATTGAAAGATGCTCGTAA
- the acpP gene encoding acyl carrier protein has product MALFDEVKNIIVEKLNVAPEKVTEEAKFLEDLNADSLDIVELVMAFEEKFGIEIPDEDSQKLDTVGKAVKYLEERLKSK; this is encoded by the coding sequence ATGGCACTTTTTGATGAAGTGAAAAATATCATTGTTGAGAAGTTGAATGTCGCCCCGGAAAAAGTGACGGAGGAAGCAAAATTTCTGGAAGACCTCAATGCGGATTCTCTGGACATTGTGGAACTAGTGATGGCATTTGAAGAGAAGTTTGGTATTGAGATTCCGGATGAGGACTCTCAAAAATTGGATACCGTGGGGAAGGCGGTTAAGTATTTAGAAGAGAGATTAAAGAGTAAATGA